Within the uncultured Methanomethylovorans sp. genome, the region CTCTATCAACAGCAATCCAGATCCAGCAATATTTTTTTTGTTCCCGATATAAGCATGCATTTCATCTAATTCAACAATAGCTATCTCATTATCGCTCTTCAAATCCTCTAGATCTTGACCAAATTTCTTTATCCATTTATGGACAGAAACATGACTTACTCCTAAAATTCGTCCTATTTGGCGAAATCCTAATCCTTCAAGATACAGCTGCAAAGCCTGCCGTTTAACAACAGTGGAGCTGGCAGTTGATTTGAGCTCTACTGAATAGTTATATCCACAATCATGGCATTGGTATCGTTGGCATCCACTTATTTTTCCGTTCTTTTTATGATTAGGGCTTTTGCACCTGGGACAATTCATACAGAACTATAAGGCCGAATAATACATAACACTTTTTACTTACCAATGCCTAAAGAAATAGTATGCCGATGGCCACTATATGAAAATTCAATTGAATAACTTTATTAAAAG harbors:
- a CDS encoding IS1 family transposase (programmed frameshift), with the translated sequence MNCPRCKSPNHKKNGKISGCQRYQCHDCGYNYSVELKSTASSTVVKRQALQLYLEGLGFRQIGRILGVSHVSVHKWIKKFGQDLEDLKSDNEIAIVELDEMHAYIGNKKYCWIWIAVDRAGKKFIDCSFGSRGTETGRKLWEKLEGKKICEVMTDHWRAYTEFIPETIHTQSRAETYTVEGYNSILRHFLARLRRKTKCYTKSLEMLKYSVLLLMKYRNKESTIFS